A part of Chanodichthys erythropterus isolate Z2021 chromosome 4, ASM2448905v1, whole genome shotgun sequence genomic DNA contains:
- the cgrrf1 gene encoding cell growth regulator with RING finger domain protein 1 has protein sequence MAAEFLVMLYEYSPLFYITVISVCFIITVAAVLGWFGFDVPVILRSSDETESLIPVPERKMVQVTNPFALEMGSAACTLTEGVSLRPYCLEDCVLSCFWGCGVQALQTAFQSHQRELRLSTPEMFQEALQLSYLHHQSFNVQKEEKEEYFTLMPPDLGVTDFGLLPRDKYPLVAVLTLANPETRDNYNIVASVTVLHVPDDKYRLSARILFQYLLTAHGNFYDLKPLFMSADNSSLSGSTEPSTSTQGAEAQPEMPGEKQEESDSEGEWPDTQGKDCVVCQNAPTNRVLLPCRHACVCDGCVCRFQHCPICRAFVLESFALSNRPTRDIEEEDLTED, from the exons ATGGCCGCGGAGTTTTTAGTGATGTTGTATGAGTATTCTCCTCTCTTTTACATTACTGTCATATCAGTATGTTTTATCATCACTGTGGCTGCTGTGTTGGGCTG GTTTGGATTTGATGTTCCTGTAATTTTACGCAGTTCAGATGAGACTGAATCTTTAATTCCTGTGCCTGAGAGGAAGATGGTGCAGGTGACCAATCCCTTCGCTTTGGAGATGGGCTCTGCTGCTTGTACATTAACTG AGGGTGTGAGCTTGCGGCCGTATTGCCTTGAAGACTGTGTCCTCAGCTGTTTCTGGGGCTGTGGGGTCCAGGCTCTCCAGACGGCCTTTCAGAGTCACCAGCGTGAGCTCCGGCTCAGCACACCAGAGATGTTTCAAGAGGCTCTGCAATTAAGCTACCTCCACCACCAAAGCTTCAA TGtacagaaagaagaaaaagaagaatacTTCACCCTGATGCCACCAGATCTTGGAGTAACTGATTTTGGGTTGCTCCCCCGGGATAAATACCCCTTGGTAGCTGTGCTGACACTGGCTAATCCGGAAACCAGGGATAACTACAACATT GTGGCTAGTGTGACAGTCCTCCATGTTCCTGATGACAAATACAGACTCTCTGCCAGAATCTTGTTCCAGTATCTTCTCACGGCACATGGGAACTTTTACGACCTGAAg cCTCTCTTCATGTCAGCAGACAACAGCAGCTTGTCTGGATCCACAGAGCCTTCGACTAGCACTCAAGGGGCAGAGGCACAACCTGAAATGCCAGGTGAAAAGCAGGAGGAGTCTGATTCAGAGGGGGAGTGGCCTGACACTCAAGGCAAGGACTGTGTGGTGTGTCAAAACGCACCGACAAACAGAGTGCTGTTACCATGCCGACATGCATGTGTATGCGACGGCTGCGTGTGCCGCTTCCAGCACTGTCCAATCTGCCGGGCTTTTGTCCTTGAATCTTTTGCTCTGTCTAATCGACCAACTCGTGATATAGAAGAGGAGGACTTAACAGAAGACTAA